One window of Polynucleobacter sp. HIN5 genomic DNA carries:
- a CDS encoding electron transfer flavoprotein subunit beta/FixA family protein, with protein sequence MKVLVAVKRVVDYNVKVRVKSDQSGVDIANVKMSMNPFDEIAVEEAVRLKEAGLVTEIIAFSAGPQACQETLRTALAIGADRAILCETDIELQPLAVAKLLQAVYSKEQPQLIIMGKQAIDDDSNQTGQMVGALLNLPQATFASKVTISNGQASVTREVDGGLETVAVSLPAVITTDLRLNEPRYVTLPNIMKAKKKQLDIVKPDDLGIDITPRLKTIRVEEPPKRSAGIKVPDVATLIDKLKNEAKVL encoded by the coding sequence ATGAAGGTTTTGGTCGCAGTTAAGCGAGTGGTCGATTACAACGTGAAGGTTCGCGTCAAATCGGATCAATCGGGGGTGGACATTGCCAATGTCAAAATGAGCATGAATCCCTTTGATGAAATTGCTGTTGAGGAGGCGGTTCGACTCAAAGAGGCAGGCCTTGTTACAGAAATTATTGCTTTTTCAGCAGGCCCCCAGGCATGCCAAGAGACCTTAAGAACTGCCTTGGCGATCGGTGCAGATCGGGCCATCTTATGCGAGACCGATATCGAATTACAGCCTTTGGCAGTTGCTAAATTACTTCAAGCAGTCTATTCCAAAGAGCAGCCTCAGCTCATCATTATGGGTAAGCAAGCAATTGATGATGATAGTAACCAAACCGGCCAAATGGTGGGCGCCTTGCTCAATCTTCCCCAGGCAACATTTGCTTCTAAGGTGACCATTAGTAATGGGCAGGCATCGGTCACGCGTGAGGTTGATGGTGGTCTTGAGACCGTTGCAGTTTCTTTACCTGCGGTGATCACAACCGATCTTCGCTTAAATGAGCCGCGCTACGTCACTCTACCCAACATTATGAAGGCCAAGAAAAAGCAGTTAGATATCGTAAAGCCTGATGATCTAGGAATTGATATCACCCCACGACTGAAAACCATTCGGGTCGAGGAGCCGCCAAAGCGCTCAGCAGGTATCAAAGTACCCGATGTAGCAACTTTGATTGATAAATTAAAAAATGAAGCAAAGGTACTGTAA
- a CDS encoding electron transfer flavoprotein subunit alpha/FixB family protein: MTALVLAEHDQQSLKMATHHAVSAAKECANVVDILVVGHDVDAIVQEASKIEGVGKVLYANAPYFADQLPESVAEQILALASSYDYFLAPATAHGKSVMPRVAAKLDVAQLSDITKVVSADQFERPIYAGNAIATVQTIDPKKVITVRTTNFNPAGTGGSCSIETIAAVEPFTASQFVGRELTKSDRPELAAAKIIVSGGRGLGSAEKYKELIEPLADKLGAALGASRAAVDAGYVPNDYQVGQTGKIVAPQLYIAVGISGAIQHLAGMKDSKVIVAINKDPDAPIFGVADYGLVGDLFTLVPELTASI; the protein is encoded by the coding sequence ATGACTGCACTGGTTCTCGCTGAGCACGATCAGCAATCATTAAAAATGGCCACGCATCATGCGGTAAGCGCTGCTAAGGAATGCGCCAATGTGGTCGATATTTTGGTAGTGGGCCATGATGTGGATGCAATAGTCCAGGAAGCTAGCAAGATTGAGGGGGTTGGAAAGGTTCTTTATGCCAATGCACCGTATTTTGCGGATCAATTACCAGAGTCGGTTGCGGAGCAAATTCTTGCCCTTGCTTCTAGCTATGACTATTTTTTAGCACCTGCGACGGCCCACGGTAAAAGTGTGATGCCTAGGGTTGCAGCCAAGCTGGACGTTGCGCAGCTTTCCGATATCACTAAGGTTGTGTCTGCCGATCAATTTGAGCGTCCCATTTATGCGGGTAACGCGATTGCGACGGTTCAAACGATTGACCCTAAAAAGGTAATTACGGTACGGACCACGAATTTTAATCCTGCCGGCACTGGTGGATCCTGTTCAATCGAAACTATCGCTGCAGTAGAACCATTTACTGCGAGTCAATTTGTTGGTCGTGAGTTAACCAAATCGGACCGTCCTGAGTTAGCTGCCGCAAAAATTATTGTTTCTGGTGGTCGTGGACTTGGCTCTGCAGAGAAATACAAGGAGTTGATTGAGCCATTAGCGGACAAGCTTGGTGCCGCTCTCGGAGCTTCCCGGGCAGCGGTAGATGCGGGTTATGTACCCAATGACTATCAGGTAGGTCAAACCGGGAAAATTGTGGCCCCACAGCTTTATATTGCAGTCGGTATCTCTGGAGCAATCCAGCATCTTGCTGGCATGAAGGACTCAAAAGTGATAGTGGCGATTAACAAAGATCCTGATGCTCCAATCTTTGGAGTGGCGGACTATGGATTAGTTGGCGATTTGTTTACTCTTGTACCTGAGTTAACTGCCTCGATCTAA
- a CDS encoding META domain-containing protein has translation MRLIGSFPIFLIGCANIVPPCPGKTTPPYSELVGTQWELNRWNMPPNSMGEVRLRSMPNDGGPKMSLQFSQGRMSGYSGCNRFTAQIIEDPRGFQIEQIATTRMACASNREDIERDFLYLLRDYRSIARDGNYLLIIGPNREVLGFNLTQRSNP, from the coding sequence ATGAGACTCATCGGCTCATTTCCAATTTTTTTGATCGGTTGCGCCAATATAGTGCCGCCCTGCCCTGGGAAAACGACCCCACCCTACTCCGAACTCGTTGGCACCCAATGGGAACTAAATCGCTGGAATATGCCACCAAACAGTATGGGTGAGGTTCGCCTTCGCTCGATGCCCAATGATGGTGGCCCAAAAATGAGTTTGCAATTCAGTCAGGGGCGAATGAGTGGCTACAGCGGCTGCAATCGCTTCACTGCGCAAATCATCGAAGATCCTCGTGGCTTTCAGATTGAACAGATCGCCACCACTCGTATGGCCTGCGCTTCAAATCGCGAGGATATTGAACGCGATTTCTTATATTTACTGAGGGATTACCGAAGCATTGCACGTGATGGTAATTATTTACTTATCATTGGACCCAATCGCGAAGTATTAGGCTTTAACTTAACCCAACGAAGCAATCCATGA
- the rpsP gene encoding 30S ribosomal protein S16, whose product MVVIRLARGGSKKRPFFSIVATDKRNRRDSNFIERLGYFNPKASEKEQAMRISQDRLTYWSGVGAQISPTVKRLIKDHPAA is encoded by the coding sequence ATGGTCGTCATTCGACTTGCCCGCGGCGGTTCTAAAAAGCGCCCTTTTTTTAGCATCGTTGCTACCGACAAACGCAATCGTCGCGACTCGAATTTCATCGAGCGTTTGGGTTACTTTAATCCCAAAGCTTCTGAAAAAGAGCAGGCAATGCGTATTTCTCAAGACCGTTTAACCTATTGGTCCGGCGTTGGTGCGCAAATTTCGCCAACCGTAAAGCGTTTGATCAAGGATCATCCAGCGGCCTAA
- the rimM gene encoding ribosome maturation factor RimM (Essential for efficient processing of 16S rRNA): MIEGGVVSGHQPPSDLIDLGIVFDAQGLKGHIKVRPYSPNPIALLACKEAYVQGPHSAALPAIYRVQSAKIHSGYVVMLLDGICDRDAALALKGQTVLLPRKAFPTPEKDAYYWIDLIGCEVYNEQGIRLGNIEDMAEFGAHPVMTIGSELIPFVPAIVRSVQLKSADLPSGRVVVDWQPNWSQ, encoded by the coding sequence ATGATTGAAGGGGGAGTGGTGAGCGGTCATCAGCCCCCCTCTGATTTGATTGATTTGGGTATCGTCTTCGATGCCCAGGGCCTAAAAGGCCACATCAAAGTTCGCCCTTATTCTCCCAACCCGATTGCTCTTTTGGCCTGTAAAGAGGCTTACGTACAAGGTCCTCACTCTGCTGCACTTCCCGCTATTTATCGCGTACAAAGCGCAAAAATTCATTCTGGTTACGTGGTGATGCTTTTGGATGGCATTTGTGATCGGGATGCTGCACTAGCTCTTAAGGGTCAGACGGTTTTGCTCCCAAGAAAGGCATTTCCAACTCCTGAGAAAGATGCCTATTACTGGATTGATTTGATTGGGTGCGAGGTCTATAACGAGCAGGGGATTCGGCTAGGCAATATTGAGGACATGGCTGAATTTGGTGCTCATCCAGTCATGACGATTGGCAGTGAGCTGATTCCTTTTGTTCCCGCCATCGTTAGATCAGTTCAGTTGAAATCAGCCGACTTGCCCTCTGGCAGAGTCGTGGTGGATTGGCAGCCCAACTGGAGTCAATGA
- the trmD gene encoding tRNA (guanosine(37)-N1)-methyltransferase TrmD: MDFDVLTLFPEMFTALTQYGVTGRACEQRLTSVTTWNIRDFSEDSRKTVDDRAYGGGPGMVMMAKPLDSCLEAVGRSHLNRGINPGPVCLLSPQGEPFSQKLATDILSYRQLTIICGRYEAIDQRFIDDKVDLEVSIGDFVVSGGELPAMILMDAVIRLIPGALGDEDSALQDSFMNGLLDHPHYTRPEVYGNKSVPDVLLGGHHAKIMDWRRQKSLELTFKRRPDLIVKARANGLLNPNDEAFLKTLESRRFGEN; encoded by the coding sequence ATGGATTTTGATGTGTTGACGCTTTTCCCCGAGATGTTTACCGCTCTCACGCAATATGGGGTAACCGGCCGCGCCTGTGAGCAAAGGCTAACTTCTGTAACCACATGGAATATCAGGGATTTTTCTGAGGATTCCCGAAAAACAGTCGATGATCGGGCTTATGGTGGTGGCCCTGGTATGGTGATGATGGCTAAACCCTTAGATTCTTGTCTTGAGGCTGTGGGGCGCTCCCATCTTAATCGAGGGATTAATCCTGGGCCGGTTTGTTTATTAAGCCCCCAAGGAGAGCCATTTTCACAAAAGTTAGCGACAGATATCCTCAGTTATCGACAATTAACCATAATTTGTGGTCGTTATGAAGCTATTGATCAACGGTTTATTGACGACAAAGTGGATCTTGAGGTTTCAATCGGTGATTTTGTGGTTTCGGGGGGTGAATTGCCAGCCATGATCCTCATGGATGCCGTAATCCGCTTAATTCCCGGGGCTTTAGGGGACGAAGACTCAGCTCTACAAGATAGTTTTATGAATGGCCTTTTAGACCATCCCCACTACACCCGTCCAGAGGTTTATGGAAATAAATCGGTGCCAGACGTGCTTTTGGGCGGACATCACGCTAAAATAATGGATTGGCGTCGGCAAAAGTCGTTAGAGCTGACGTTTAAGCGCCGCCCAGACCTCATCGTCAAGGCGCGTGCAAATGGGTTGCTAAACCCAAACGATGAAGCGTTTTTAAAGACGCTTGAATCCCGAAGGTTTGGCGAAAATTAA
- the rplS gene encoding 50S ribosomal protein L19 — protein MNLIQTIEQEEIARLTANKTIPSFAPGDTVVVSVNVVEGTRKRAQAFEGVVIAKRNRGLNSSFIVRKISSGEGVERTFQTYSPLIASIEVKRRGDVRRAKLYYLRDRSGKSARIKEKLTARAKEVVAEQSAE, from the coding sequence ATGAATTTGATTCAAACGATTGAGCAAGAAGAAATTGCTCGCCTAACTGCCAACAAAACCATTCCAAGTTTTGCTCCTGGCGATACCGTTGTTGTTAGCGTGAATGTTGTTGAGGGTACCCGTAAACGCGCTCAGGCATTTGAGGGCGTGGTGATTGCTAAACGCAATCGCGGTCTTAATTCCAGCTTCATTGTCCGCAAGATTTCATCGGGCGAGGGAGTTGAGCGTACATTCCAAACCTACTCACCATTGATTGCTAGTATTGAAGTGAAGCGTCGCGGTGATGTCCGTCGCGCCAAGTTGTATTACTTGCGCGATCGTTCTGGTAAGTCCGCACGTATTAAAGAGAAGCTAACCGCCCGTGCTAAAGAGGTCGTTGCTGAGCAAAGCGCTGAATAA
- a CDS encoding CoA pyrophosphatase, protein MVHSSTSIKKSLAAPPSFNPRRVPIAHRCEDQARVSDHLFDANVLRQHFAAPPPWAPEITDENRHVMASNIIAQREAEGLITEAAILLPLVMQPNGLNVLLTQRTEHLHDHAGQISFPGGRKDFADESIITTALRESEEEIGLPSDHIDVIGTMPEYLTVSGYRVTPVVALVEPPRAYRPDPFEVADVFEVPLPFLMNPANHEIRVWHSDEGSRRFYAIPYADRFIWGATAGMLRNLYHLLKA, encoded by the coding sequence ATGGTTCATTCATCCACATCCATCAAAAAGAGCTTAGCTGCTCCACCGAGTTTTAATCCGCGAAGGGTGCCTATTGCACATCGCTGCGAGGATCAAGCGCGAGTGTCTGACCATTTGTTTGATGCTAACGTTCTACGACAGCATTTTGCTGCTCCACCACCATGGGCCCCTGAAATCACCGATGAAAATCGGCATGTGATGGCGAGTAATATCATCGCGCAACGCGAGGCGGAAGGGTTGATTACAGAAGCAGCTATTTTGTTACCGCTGGTGATGCAGCCAAACGGTTTAAATGTTCTCTTAACTCAGCGAACCGAGCATTTACATGATCATGCTGGGCAAATTAGCTTTCCTGGTGGTCGCAAGGATTTTGCTGATGAATCAATTATTACCACCGCATTGCGCGAAAGCGAGGAAGAGATCGGCTTGCCCAGCGATCATATTGATGTAATTGGGACCATGCCGGAGTATTTGACTGTGTCCGGTTATCGCGTGACCCCCGTAGTTGCTCTGGTTGAGCCCCCTCGAGCATATCGTCCAGACCCATTTGAGGTGGCGGATGTTTTTGAGGTTCCTCTGCCATTTCTGATGAACCCAGCGAATCACGAGATACGGGTGTGGCATAGTGATGAAGGCTCGCGACGGTTTTATGCCATTCCGTATGCGGATCGCTTTATTTGGGGAGCTACTGCTGGAATGTTACGAAATCTATATCATTTATTAAAAGCATGA
- a CDS encoding CobD/CbiB family protein has product MTFFSILFALIAEQYRPVTASHWIRRMSAGWLDWVAKEFGGKSEQGATPVGARLACLVGFGLPTVLVFAVYVFAYIVNPLLAFVWNIIIVYLFFGFRQFSHSFTEVHEAIQNHDLPAARLALQAWVGDEFDTSHLSESEIIAIALERAIIGAHRHVFGVFFWFLMPIGPAGVVLYRLADKASRRWEKFGLNLSEAAKHFFYILDWVPVRLSAISFAIVGNFEDAIYAWRNLTSKWTDPLSAVLLASGSGALGVRLGEPLREPTSDEALARAEAGEPPIYEIGHEPSERSMRSAIGLVWRALIVCMVVLAMLTIALWLG; this is encoded by the coding sequence ATGACCTTTTTCTCTATTCTCTTCGCTCTCATTGCCGAGCAATACCGGCCTGTTACCGCATCGCATTGGATTCGGAGAATGAGTGCTGGATGGCTCGATTGGGTTGCCAAGGAGTTTGGTGGCAAATCCGAGCAAGGTGCCACTCCCGTAGGCGCCCGCTTGGCCTGCTTGGTTGGATTTGGCTTACCAACAGTATTGGTATTCGCAGTTTATGTATTTGCATACATCGTGAACCCATTATTGGCATTTGTATGGAACATCATCATCGTGTATCTGTTCTTTGGTTTTCGGCAATTTAGCCACTCCTTTACCGAGGTTCATGAAGCGATTCAAAACCATGATCTTCCTGCCGCGCGGCTAGCACTGCAAGCGTGGGTGGGGGATGAGTTTGATACCTCGCATCTATCCGAAAGTGAGATCATCGCGATTGCTTTGGAGCGAGCCATTATTGGGGCGCATCGCCATGTATTTGGGGTATTTTTTTGGTTCTTAATGCCAATTGGCCCCGCCGGAGTTGTTTTATACCGGCTCGCAGATAAGGCGAGTAGGCGTTGGGAGAAGTTTGGCCTCAATTTATCTGAGGCAGCAAAGCATTTTTTCTATATATTGGACTGGGTCCCAGTTCGCCTCAGTGCAATTAGCTTCGCTATCGTGGGTAATTTTGAAGATGCCATTTATGCTTGGCGTAATCTCACCAGTAAGTGGACGGATCCACTCTCGGCTGTTTTATTGGCATCGGGTAGTGGTGCACTAGGCGTTCGTTTAGGAGAGCCTCTGCGGGAGCCAACCAGCGATGAGGCTTTGGCACGTGCCGAGGCCGGTGAGCCCCCCATCTATGAAATCGGCCACGAGCCTAGCGAGCGATCCATGCGCTCAGCAATCGGGCTGGTGTGGCGAGCCCTTATCGTTTGTATGGTGGTTTTAGCGATGTTGACCATCGCTCTTTGGCTGGGCTAA
- the rsgA gene encoding ribosome small subunit-dependent GTPase A produces MGPFRALLSASYGRHYLAQRIEADGSHHGPFIHVSAPGKQHLGAVGDRLILESTSADQARILEIEPRKNLLYRSDAFKSKSIAANVDQILIVLATAPAFSPDLLGRAVIAAELNQIDLHIILNKCDLHDKLVAARNQLAPYKSMGYAVHEVSAKFNPQSLDALVPLLKGKVSVLVGQSGMGKSTLLNAWVPNAAAVTQEYSQKLDSGKHTTTACRYFDLPEWGRDANGLGAIIDSPGFQEFGLAHVSESQLQHAFREFKPYLGQCRFHNCKHDNEPDCAVQAAVLAGVIASERLALFKQLVSDSRTADIQIQGISPAKERWSTSLKPPYKR; encoded by the coding sequence ATGGGTCCTTTTCGTGCCCTTCTAAGCGCTTCGTATGGCAGACATTACTTAGCGCAACGGATTGAGGCTGATGGATCCCATCACGGGCCATTCATTCATGTGAGTGCTCCTGGTAAACAACACCTTGGGGCAGTTGGCGATCGCTTGATTCTAGAGAGCACTTCGGCGGATCAGGCCCGTATTCTTGAGATTGAACCTCGCAAGAATTTACTGTATCGCTCAGATGCATTTAAGAGCAAGAGTATTGCCGCCAATGTTGATCAGATACTGATTGTTTTAGCAACCGCGCCCGCATTCTCGCCAGATCTTCTCGGACGCGCAGTTATTGCGGCTGAACTAAATCAAATTGATCTTCATATCATTTTGAATAAATGCGACCTGCACGATAAGCTTGTGGCGGCGCGTAATCAGCTTGCCCCATATAAATCGATGGGTTATGCCGTGCATGAAGTCTCTGCAAAATTTAATCCGCAATCGCTCGACGCGCTTGTACCGCTCTTAAAGGGCAAAGTATCGGTTTTGGTCGGCCAATCTGGCATGGGCAAATCAACGCTTCTGAACGCCTGGGTCCCCAATGCAGCCGCTGTCACCCAGGAATACTCTCAAAAACTAGATAGTGGCAAACACACCACTACAGCCTGCCGCTATTTTGATCTACCCGAATGGGGTCGCGATGCGAATGGTTTGGGAGCAATCATTGACTCACCAGGCTTTCAAGAATTTGGCCTTGCGCATGTATCGGAGAGTCAGTTACAACATGCCTTTCGGGAGTTCAAACCCTATTTGGGTCAGTGTCGCTTTCATAATTGCAAACACGACAATGAGCCTGATTGTGCGGTTCAAGCGGCTGTCTTGGCAGGAGTCATTGCGAGTGAACGCTTAGCACTCTTTAAACAGCTGGTCTCAGACTCTAGGACAGCGGATATTCAGATCCAGGGAATTAGCCCAGCCAAAGAGCGATGGTCAACATCGCTAAAACCACCATACAAACGATAA
- a CDS encoding M48 family metallopeptidase: MTFTLIFIAALLLSVGMRHWLAMRQIRHVALHRASVPNEFASRVSLADHQKAADYTIAKLRLGLLENAFGAFVLIGFTLLGGLEWLNQTLLSLVGPGITQQILLLVSLAFISGTLDLPFAWKKQFGIEATFGFNRMTPRLFWLDTFKGIALAAALGLPLLWLVLELMATSGTYWWLWTWVVWTLFNALLLWLFPTVIAPLFNKFKALEDGPLKTQIEQLLKRCDFASQGLFVMDGSKRSAHGNAYFTGIGKAKRIVFFDTLIEKLEPLEVEAVLAHELGHFKRQHIRKRLLVSFALSFVMLAILGWISSQPWFYFGLGVTPDLNGYNGGLALALFMLVAPVFGFFFTPLGSLASRKHEYEADHFAAQKSSANALISALVKLYQDNASTLTPDPIYTAFYSSHPPAPLRIAHLQRFA; the protein is encoded by the coding sequence ATGACCTTTACATTGATCTTCATTGCCGCCCTACTGCTAAGTGTTGGTATGCGCCACTGGTTGGCCATGCGACAAATACGCCATGTTGCCCTCCACCGCGCTAGTGTACCGAATGAATTTGCTTCGCGAGTTTCTTTGGCTGATCATCAAAAAGCAGCTGATTACACGATTGCTAAATTACGCTTAGGTCTTCTCGAAAATGCCTTTGGTGCATTTGTGTTGATCGGCTTTACCTTGCTGGGTGGCTTGGAGTGGCTTAATCAAACGCTCTTGAGCTTAGTGGGACCAGGCATTACCCAGCAAATCCTTCTTTTGGTTTCTCTGGCCTTCATTTCCGGTACATTAGATTTGCCTTTTGCCTGGAAAAAACAATTTGGGATTGAAGCAACCTTTGGCTTTAATCGCATGACCCCGCGCCTCTTTTGGCTGGATACCTTCAAAGGAATTGCCTTGGCGGCTGCGCTTGGTTTACCGCTCTTATGGTTAGTTCTCGAGCTTATGGCCACTAGTGGCACTTATTGGTGGTTGTGGACATGGGTAGTTTGGACACTATTTAATGCCCTACTGCTATGGCTCTTTCCCACGGTAATCGCACCCTTATTTAACAAATTTAAGGCGCTCGAGGATGGCCCCCTAAAAACCCAAATCGAGCAACTCTTAAAACGCTGTGACTTTGCTAGTCAAGGTCTTTTTGTCATGGATGGGAGTAAACGAAGTGCCCATGGCAATGCTTATTTCACAGGTATCGGCAAAGCCAAGCGTATTGTCTTTTTTGACACCCTGATTGAAAAGTTAGAGCCCTTAGAGGTAGAAGCAGTTCTAGCGCATGAGCTGGGTCATTTCAAGCGTCAACATATCCGTAAGCGTTTACTGGTCTCATTTGCTCTCAGTTTTGTCATGCTAGCTATTTTGGGATGGATTAGTTCACAACCCTGGTTCTATTTCGGATTGGGGGTAACCCCCGATCTCAATGGTTACAACGGTGGTCTGGCTCTTGCCCTCTTTATGTTGGTAGCGCCTGTATTTGGATTCTTTTTTACGCCACTGGGAAGTCTTGCTTCGCGTAAACATGAATACGAAGCAGATCATTTTGCAGCCCAAAAGTCATCCGCAAACGCCTTGATCTCTGCCTTGGTGAAGCTTTATCAAGATAATGCCTCCACCCTCACCCCCGATCCAATCTACACTGCTTTCTATAGTTCCCACCCTCCGGCCCCGTTGCGGATTGCGCATCTTCAGCGATTTGCATGA
- the orn gene encoding oligoribonuclease, giving the protein MSEQMKHTPNGNDPLIWVDMEMSGLKPDSDRILEIAMIITDAHLNVIATAPVWVVHQTDEVLNGMDAWNKGTHSKSGLVDKVKASSLSEPEVEQQCITFLKQYVKANTAPMCGNSICQDRRFMARYMPKLEAYFHYRNVDVSTIKELSKRWQPNLVKGFEKQQAHTALADIMESIEELKYYREHFFRLPTPTSD; this is encoded by the coding sequence ATGAGCGAACAAATGAAGCACACCCCCAACGGGAATGATCCTTTGATTTGGGTCGACATGGAAATGTCCGGCCTAAAGCCCGACAGCGACCGAATCTTGGAGATCGCGATGATCATTACCGATGCTCACTTGAACGTAATAGCCACAGCGCCGGTATGGGTTGTTCACCAAACGGACGAGGTCTTAAATGGCATGGATGCTTGGAATAAAGGAACGCACAGTAAATCCGGTCTGGTGGATAAAGTGAAGGCTTCATCGCTGAGTGAGCCGGAGGTTGAGCAGCAGTGCATCACCTTTTTAAAGCAATATGTAAAAGCGAACACTGCGCCAATGTGCGGTAACTCAATTTGCCAAGATCGACGCTTTATGGCTCGGTATATGCCTAAGCTTGAAGCCTATTTCCATTATCGAAATGTTGATGTTTCAACCATTAAAGAATTATCAAAACGTTGGCAACCTAATTTGGTAAAAGGTTTTGAAAAGCAGCAGGCCCATACGGCATTAGCCGATATTATGGAATCGATCGAGGAGCTAAAGTACTACCGAGAGCACTTCTTTCGGCTACCCACGCCAACTAGCGATTAA
- the mog gene encoding molybdopterin adenylyltransferase, whose translation MKQPSPFERSFPNEAKIGLVSISDRASQGVYVDEGIPSLRNWLSRVITTPVVFHERLIPDEIEHITSSLIELVDEMGCDLVLTTGGTGPARRDVTPEATLEVGTREMPGFGEQMRQISLQFVPTAILSRQVAVLREIEGHSALILNLPGQPKSIQETLEGLKDSEGKVLVHGIFAAIPYCIELMGGPIIETDEAIVKAFRPKKKK comes from the coding sequence ATGAAGCAGCCAAGCCCCTTTGAACGCAGTTTTCCTAATGAAGCCAAAATTGGCTTGGTCTCAATTTCAGATCGAGCCAGTCAAGGGGTTTATGTCGATGAGGGCATTCCTAGCCTGCGAAATTGGCTATCACGCGTCATCACCACGCCGGTTGTTTTCCATGAGCGCCTGATCCCTGATGAAATAGAACACATCACCTCAAGCTTGATTGAACTCGTTGATGAAATGGGCTGCGATCTAGTCTTGACCACCGGCGGCACCGGCCCCGCACGTCGGGATGTCACCCCAGAGGCAACTCTAGAAGTGGGGACTCGTGAGATGCCTGGCTTTGGGGAGCAAATGCGTCAAATTAGTCTGCAATTCGTACCCACCGCAATTTTGTCAAGGCAGGTGGCTGTTCTGCGAGAAATTGAAGGTCATAGCGCCCTGATTCTCAATCTTCCGGGCCAGCCTAAATCCATTCAAGAGACCCTAGAAGGCTTAAAGGACTCTGAGGGTAAAGTCTTAGTTCATGGGATTTTTGCAGCTATACCGTATTGCATTGAGCTCATGGGTGGGCCGATCATTGAAACCGATGAGGCCATTGTCAAAGCCTTTAGGCCCAAGAAAAAGAAGTAA